Proteins from a single region of Ziziphus jujuba cultivar Dongzao chromosome 1, ASM3175591v1:
- the LOC107407219 gene encoding protein IQ-DOMAIN 14, whose amino-acid sequence MGKKGSWFSAIKRVFIPHSKEKLVNDSEKKTTKEKKKKGLGNRRHGDTNSFIPLFREPSSIEKIFGDFEREQQRLSFRPPTPPEQPRTPPFVPPRAASPRASSPRVASPRAASPRAPSPRVASPRAASPRVASPRIVHHHKEISYRPEPTLRSHHASATKIQAAYRGYAARRSFRALKGLVRLQGVVRGQNVKRQTSNAMKYMQLLVRVQSQIQTRRIQMLENQARRQAQAKEVESNFGKWNLSQTSEAGNDEWDDSLLTKEEVEARLQRKVEAIVKRERAMAYAYSHQLWKATPKSGQTPLSDIRSGGFPWWWNWLERQLPSTNNPPESSAVKNFQLTPPRPHSELKPSPRPPSSHKQSPFVFDNINMDTPTPRSSKSTIVPSAKQARTPPPNSRSPLVNSSSQSKFSKPRASGAESPFDIPLKDDDSLVSCPPFSAPNYMAPTVSAKAKARANSNPKERYMGTPSSDTKRRMSFPLTQGIGSFKWNKGSFFSNSKDTSSPRVLDKHQSLQSVGDLSVDSTVSLPAGVGRKPFNRFV is encoded by the exons ATGGGAAAGAAAGGGAGTTGGTTTTCTGCAATCAAGAGGGTTTTTATACCCCactcaaaggagaagctagttAAT GATTCAGAGAAGAAAAccacaaaagaaaagaagaagaaaggtctAGGGAACCGAAGGCATGGAGATACAAATTCCTTCATTCCCCTCTTTAGAGAGCCGAGCAGCATTGAGAAAATTTTTGGGGATTTTGAAAGAGAGCAACAAAGGCTAAGTTTTAGGCCTCCCACACCTCCTGAGCAACCAAGAACACCACCATTTGTGCCACCTAGAGCAGCCTCTCCTAGAGCTTCTTCTCCAAGGGTTGCTTCACCTAGGGCTGCTTCTCCTCGGGCTCCTTCTCCTAGAGTTGCCTCACCTCGGGCTGCTTCTCCAAGAGTTGCTTCTCCTCGGATTGTTCATCACCACAAGGAGATTAGCTACAGACCAGAACCAACATTAAGGAGCCATCATGCTTCAGCTACTAAGATCCAAGCAGCCTATAGAGGTTATGCG GCAAGGAGGAGTTTCAGAGCTCTTAAGGGCCTCGTGAGGCTTCAGGGGGTGGTGAGAGGACAAAATGTGAAGCGGCAGACATCAAATGCCATGAAGTACATGCAACTGTTGGTGCGGGTCCAGTCTCAGATTCAGACTAGGAGGATCCAGATGCTAGAAAACCAAGCCAGACGTCAAGCGCAAGCCAAGGAAGTGGAAAGTAACTTTGGCAAGTGGAACTTGAGCCAGACA TCTGAAGCAGGTAATGATGAATGGGATGATAGCTTGCTGACAAAGGAGGAAGTAGAGGCAAGATTGCAGAGAAAGGTTGAGGCAATTGTCAAGAGAGAAAGAGCCATGGCCTATGCATATTCACACCAG TTGTGGAAAGCTACTCCTAAATCTGGTCAAACACCTCTTTCAGACATCCGATCTGGGGGATTTCCATGGTGGTGGAACTGGTTGGAAAGGCAGTTGCCTTCAACTAATAATCCACCCGAAAGCAGTGCGGTGAAGAACTTCCAACTTACTCCTCCAAGACCACACTCAGAGCTCAAGCCAAGTCCGAGGCCACCAAGCAGCCACAAGCAAAGTCCTTTTGtgtttgataatattaatatggATACACCCACGCCAAGATCCTCTAAATCTACCATAGTCCCAAGCGCGAAACAGGCAAGAACACCTCCTCCAAATAGTCGAAGTCCACTAGTAAACAGCTCAAGtcaatcaaaattttctaaacCAAGAGCAAGTGGAGCTGAATCCCCTTTCGATATCCCATTAAAGGATGACGACAGTCTTGTTAGCTGCCCACCATTCTCGGCTCCAAACTACATGGCTCCGACAGTTTCAGCCAAAGCCAAAGCGAGAGCTAATAGCAATCCTAAGGAGAGGTATATGGGGACTCCAAGCAGTGACACAAAAAGAAGGATGTCATTCCCTCTGACACAAGGGATCGGTTCTTTCAAGTGGAACAAAGGCTCATTCTTCTCTAATAGCAAGGATACTAGTTCTCCGAGGGTTTTAGATAAGCACCAGTCTTTGCAATCCGTAGGGGATTTGAGTGTGGATTCCACGGTGTCTTTGCCCGCCGGGGTTGGGAGGAAGCCGTTTAACCGATTCGTGtga
- the LOC107407023 gene encoding stearoyl-[acyl-carrier-protein] 9-desaturase, chloroplastic: MALTKLHHYNSSSASTSKPSLGFLSLTKFSSSKFNIGVAHFRFRKVQNVKMSNMQGPPHYEADEKAQVWNSMEDWIRDSILPILKPIEKSWQPQQLLPDPASDGFVEQVKELRSRAKELPDDYFVVLVGDMITEEALPTYQARLTVCNGVLDVSGADESPWTTWTRAWSAEENRHGDLLNKYLYLSGRVDMQQVEKTIQYLIASGMKVGIGTNPYCGLIYTAFQERATFISHANTAKLAMKHGDSKLAQICGTIASDEKRHESAYSKIVGKMLEVDPDGIMVAFGYMIRKKITMPAHFMYDGHDQYLFGHFTNIASRIGVYTTMDYVEILEHLLEKWKVAKLTGLSSEGRKAQDYVCGLPERYRKLEERAQSTIIAKTDFVPFSWIFDRQVLA, encoded by the exons ATGGCTCTTACAAAACTCCATCACTACAACTCATCATCTGCATCTACCTCTAAACCTTCACTTGGTTTCCTCTCGCTCACCAAATTTTCATCTTCCAAGTTCAATATTGGGGTGGCTCACTTCCGCTTTAG GAAGGTACAAAATGTGAAGATGTCCAATATGCAGGGTCCTCCCCACTATGAAGCAGATGAGAAGGCACAAGTGTGGAATTCGATGGAAGACTGGATAAGGGACAGCATTTTGCCCATCCTAAAACCCATTGAGAAATCTTGGCAACCACAACAATTGTTGCCAGACCCTGCTTCAGATGGGTTTGTGGAGCAAGTCAAAGAGCTGAGAAGCAGGGCCAAGGAACTCCCTGATGATTACTTCGTGGTGTTGGTGGGCGATATGATCACGGAAGAAGCCCTCCCAACATATCAAGCTCGTTTGACAGTCTGCAATGGAGTTCTGGACGTGAGTGGTGCGGATGAGTCGCCATGGACAACTTGGACAAGAGCTTGGAGTGCGGAAGAGAATAGGCATGGTGATCTTCTCAACAAGTATCTCTACCTATCCGGACGAGTCGACATGCAACAAGTGGAGAAGACCATTCAATATCTCATTGCCTCGGGGATG aaagttgGAATTGGAACGAATCCATACTGCGGATTGATATACACAGCATTTCAAGAAAGAGCAACATTCATCTCCCATGCAAACACTGCAAAGCTGGCGATGAAGCATGGAGACTCAAAGCTTGCTCAAATATGCGGCACAATCGCGTCGGACGAGAAGAGACATGAAAGCGCCTATTCGAAGATTGTAGGTAAGATGTTGGAGGTGGATCCAGATGGAATAATGGTGGCTTTTGGGTACATGATAAGGAAGAAGATCACCATGCCAGCACATTTTATGTACGATGGCCATGACCAATATCTGTTTGGACACTTTACCAATATTGCCTCTAGAATTGGAGTGTATACGACCATGGACTATGTGGAAATTCTGGagcatttattggaaaaatggaAGGTAGCCAAGCTAACAGGGCTTTCCAGCGAGGGTCGGAAGGCTCAGGATTATGTGTGTGGGTTGCCTGAGAGATATAGAAAGCTTGAAGAAAGAGCTCAGTCCACTATCATCGCTAAAACTGATTTTGTTCCCTTCAGCTGGATTTTTGACAGACAAGTTCTCGCTTGA
- the LOC107407032 gene encoding stearoyl-[acyl-carrier-protein] 9-desaturase, chloroplastic isoform X2: MQEMGVKVMNPVIFHECPKWAALSLPPKITKKSQYPSPKFFMSSTHLHFHTKEAGNVNKKTLGSGPAAPRSRPRYYKEESDNVDEIFKSMEDWATHNILPLLKPAKDCWQPQDFLPDPSSPGDGFYDQIKQLQARTKDIPDDYFVVLVGNMITEEALPSYHSRLNSTRIFHDNTGIDTSPWAVWARGWSAEENRHGDLLNKYLYLSARVDMKQVETTIQYLIATGLDVGISSNPYVWTIYTSFQERATAICHGNTAKMAMLHGEAKLAQICGIISSDEKRHAGAYTKMAGKLFELDPNEMLLAFAYMMRRKISMPAHLMYDGHDHHLFHHFSSVASRIGVYTASEYRGILEHFLGRWNVEKLAGLSSEGREAQEYVCGLPRIIRKLEERAKSKAEEAPPVPFSWIFHRKV, from the exons atgcaaGAAATGGGAGTAAAAGTGATGAATCCGGTGATCTTTCATGAGTGTCCAAAATGGGCAGCTCTTTCTCTTCCACCAAAAATCACCAAGAAATCACAATACCCATCTCCCAAGTTCTTCATGTCCTCCACCCATCTCCACTTTCACACCAA GGAGGCAGGAAATGTGAATAAAAAGACTTTGGGCAGTGGTCCGGCAGCGCCACGTTCACGTCCACGTTATTATAAGGAAGAAAGTGATAATGTTGATGAAATATTCAAATCCATGGAGGATTGGGCCACCCACAACATTTTGCCTCTCTTGAAACCGGCCAAGGATTGTTGGCAGCCTCAGGATTTTCTGCCAGACCCTTCATCCCCAGGAGATGGGTTTTATGACCAAATCAAACAACTCCAAGCAAGAACCAAGGATATCCCCGACGACTACTTTGTGGTTCTGGTGGGGAATATGATCACTGAAGAAGCCCTCCCTAGTTACCATTCTCGTCTAAACTCAACCCGCATCTTCCACGACAACACGGGGATTGATACCTCTCCTTGGGCAGTATGGGCTAGAGGCTGGAGTGCCGAGGAGAACAGGCACGGTGATCTTCTCAACAAGTACCTCTACCTCTCTGCTCGAGTCGACATGAAACAAGTCGAGACCACCATTCAATATCTTATTGCCACAGGCCTG GATGTAGGCATCTCAAGTAATCCATACGTGTGGACCATCTACACCTCCTTCCAGGAAAGGGCAACGGCTATTTGTCATGGCAACACGGCCAAGATGGCAATGCTTCATGGAGAAGCCAAGCTCGCCCAAATATGTGGCATTATAAGCTCCGATGAGAAGCGTCATGCAGGTGCTTATACCAAAATGGCTGGGAAGCTGTTCGAGCTTGATCCCAACGAAATGCTCCTTGCCTTTGCATACATGATGAGAAGGAAAATCTCTATGCCTGCTCATTTAATGTATGACGGCCATGATCATCATCTTTTCCACCACTTTTCCAGTGTTGCATCGCGTATCGGGGTGTATACTGCGTCGGAATACAGAGGAATATTGGAACATTTTTTGGGCAGATGGAATGTGGAGAAGCTCGCTGGGCTTTCAAGTGAAGGGAGAGAAGCACAGGAGTACGTGTGTGGGTTACCTCGCATTATTAGAAAGCTGGAAGAGAGAGCTAAAAGCAAAGCTGAAGAAGCTCCCCCTGTCCCTTTCAGCTGGATTTTCCATAGAAAAGTGTAG
- the LOC107407032 gene encoding stearoyl-[acyl-carrier-protein] 9-desaturase, chloroplastic isoform X1, with the protein MQEMGVKVMNPVIFHECPKWAALSLPPKITKKSQYPSPKFFMSSTHLHFHTKLFYCLLFYKSTEAGNVNKKTLGSGPAAPRSRPRYYKEESDNVDEIFKSMEDWATHNILPLLKPAKDCWQPQDFLPDPSSPGDGFYDQIKQLQARTKDIPDDYFVVLVGNMITEEALPSYHSRLNSTRIFHDNTGIDTSPWAVWARGWSAEENRHGDLLNKYLYLSARVDMKQVETTIQYLIATGLDVGISSNPYVWTIYTSFQERATAICHGNTAKMAMLHGEAKLAQICGIISSDEKRHAGAYTKMAGKLFELDPNEMLLAFAYMMRRKISMPAHLMYDGHDHHLFHHFSSVASRIGVYTASEYRGILEHFLGRWNVEKLAGLSSEGREAQEYVCGLPRIIRKLEERAKSKAEEAPPVPFSWIFHRKV; encoded by the exons atgcaaGAAATGGGAGTAAAAGTGATGAATCCGGTGATCTTTCATGAGTGTCCAAAATGGGCAGCTCTTTCTCTTCCACCAAAAATCACCAAGAAATCACAATACCCATCTCCCAAGTTCTTCATGTCCTCCACCCATCTCCACTTTCACACCAAGTTGTTCTACTGCCTTTTGTTTTACAAGTCTAC GGAGGCAGGAAATGTGAATAAAAAGACTTTGGGCAGTGGTCCGGCAGCGCCACGTTCACGTCCACGTTATTATAAGGAAGAAAGTGATAATGTTGATGAAATATTCAAATCCATGGAGGATTGGGCCACCCACAACATTTTGCCTCTCTTGAAACCGGCCAAGGATTGTTGGCAGCCTCAGGATTTTCTGCCAGACCCTTCATCCCCAGGAGATGGGTTTTATGACCAAATCAAACAACTCCAAGCAAGAACCAAGGATATCCCCGACGACTACTTTGTGGTTCTGGTGGGGAATATGATCACTGAAGAAGCCCTCCCTAGTTACCATTCTCGTCTAAACTCAACCCGCATCTTCCACGACAACACGGGGATTGATACCTCTCCTTGGGCAGTATGGGCTAGAGGCTGGAGTGCCGAGGAGAACAGGCACGGTGATCTTCTCAACAAGTACCTCTACCTCTCTGCTCGAGTCGACATGAAACAAGTCGAGACCACCATTCAATATCTTATTGCCACAGGCCTG GATGTAGGCATCTCAAGTAATCCATACGTGTGGACCATCTACACCTCCTTCCAGGAAAGGGCAACGGCTATTTGTCATGGCAACACGGCCAAGATGGCAATGCTTCATGGAGAAGCCAAGCTCGCCCAAATATGTGGCATTATAAGCTCCGATGAGAAGCGTCATGCAGGTGCTTATACCAAAATGGCTGGGAAGCTGTTCGAGCTTGATCCCAACGAAATGCTCCTTGCCTTTGCATACATGATGAGAAGGAAAATCTCTATGCCTGCTCATTTAATGTATGACGGCCATGATCATCATCTTTTCCACCACTTTTCCAGTGTTGCATCGCGTATCGGGGTGTATACTGCGTCGGAATACAGAGGAATATTGGAACATTTTTTGGGCAGATGGAATGTGGAGAAGCTCGCTGGGCTTTCAAGTGAAGGGAGAGAAGCACAGGAGTACGTGTGTGGGTTACCTCGCATTATTAGAAAGCTGGAAGAGAGAGCTAAAAGCAAAGCTGAAGAAGCTCCCCCTGTCCCTTTCAGCTGGATTTTCCATAGAAAAGTGTAG
- the LOC107407345 gene encoding acyl-[acyl-carrier-protein] desaturase, chloroplastic encodes MDVKLMNPVVSSYTSLKWASAFSQQPNTRSTLPSSKFFMSSTFHNKSMQLQEEEILKKSSLLGSNSKAAGGSKRNVVGVAVPPAHDEKKFEEIFKSMEKWAADNIVPLLKPAKDCWQPQEFLPDPSSDGFHDQLHLLQARAEHVPDDYFVVLVGNMITEEALPTYHSRINATHIFHDRTGFDDTPWAVWARGWSAEENRHGDLLNKYLYLSARVDMKKVETTIHYLIGAGVDIGTSNNPYMWTIYTSFQERATAISHGNTAKLALQHGDVKLAQICGIIASDEKRHETAYTKIAGKLFELDPNGMLVAFAYMMRRKISMPAHFMYDGHDVDLFQHFSHVASRIGVYTACDYRGVFEHLLRRWNVEKLTGLSGEGREAQEYLCGLPHRIRKLEERSLSKPKQAPTVSFSWIFDRLV; translated from the exons ATGGATGTTAAACTGATGAATCCCGTCGTGTCCTCCTATACGTCTCTAAAATGGGCTTCGGctttttctcagcaaccaaacaccAGATCAACGCTTCCATCTTCCAAGTTCTTCATGTCCTCCACATTTCACAACAAAAGCATGCAGCTTCA GGAGGAAGAAATTTTGAAGAAGAGTAGTTTATTAGGGAGTAATAGTAAAGCAGCAGGTGGTTCAAAGAGAAATGTCGTGGGAGTAGCAGTGCCGCCGGCACACGATGAAAAAAAGTTCGAAGAAATATTCAAATCGATGGAGAAATGGGCGGCGGACAACATTGTGCCTCTCTTGAAACCTGCCAAGGATTGTTGGCAGCCTCAAGAATTCCTGCCGGACCCATCATCAGATGGCTTCCATGACcaacttcatcttcttcaagCCAGAGCCGAGCACGTCCCCGACGACTACTTCGTGGTCCTGGTGGGGAATATGATCACTGAAGAAGCCCTTCCCACTTACCACTCCCGTATCAACGCAACCCACATCTTCCACGACCGCACCGGGTTCGATGACACTCCTTGGGCCGTTTGGGCCAGAGGATGGAGCGCCGAAGAAAACAGGCACGGAGATCTTCTCAACAAGTACCTCTACCTCTCTGCTCGTGTTGACATGAAGAAAGTCGAGACCACCATTCACTATCTCATTGGCGCAGGAGTG GACATTGGGACCTCAAATAATCCATACATGTGGACCATCTACACATCCTTCCAGGAAAGAGCAACGGCCATCTCCCATGGCAACACAGCCAAGCTGGCCTTGCAGCACGGCGACGTCAAGCTTGCACAGATATGCGGCATCATTGCTTCCGATGAGAAGCGCCATGAAACTGCTTATACCAAAATCGCTGGGAAGCTCTTCGAGCTGGATCCAAACGGAATGCTCGTGGCTTTTGCATACATGATGAGAAGGAAAATCTCTATGCCTGCTCACTTCATGTATGACGGCCACGATGTTGATCTCTTTCAACACTTTTCCCATGTTGCGTCGCGTATTGGAGTGTACACTGCGTGCGATTACAGAGGAGTTTTCGAGCATCTGCTGCGTAGATGGAACGTGGAGAAGCTCACTGGGCTTTCTGGTGAAGGCAGAGAAGCACAGGAGTATCTGTGTGGTTTACCTCACAGGATTAGAAAGCTGGAAGAGAGATCTTTATCCAAGCCTAAACAAGCTCCCACCGTCTCTTTCAGCTGGATTTTCGATAGActagtttaa
- the LOC107407274 gene encoding stearoyl-[acyl-carrier-protein] 9-desaturase, chloroplastic encodes MALKLTPITSQSPKFPSFALPPMASFRSPKFLMASTLRSGSKEVENLKKPFMPPREVHVQVTHSMPPQKIEIFKSLEGWAEENILFHLKPVEKCWQPQDFLPDPSSDGFHEQVRELRERAKEIPDDYFVVLVGDMITEEALPTYQTMLNTLDGVRDETGASLTSWAIWNRAWTAEENRHGDLLNKYLYLSGRVDMRQIEKTIQYLIGSGMDPRTENSPYLGFIYTSFQERATFISHGNTARLAKEHGDLKLAQICGTIASDEKRHETAYTKIVEKLFEIDPDGTVIAFADMMRKKISMPAHLMFDGRDDSLFENFSAVAQRLGVYTAKDYADILEFLVGRWKVEKLNGLSGEGRKAQDYVCGLAPRIRRLEERAAGRAKQARRIPFSWIYDREVSL; translated from the exons ATGGCTCTCAAACTCACTCCCATCACATCTCAATCTCCAAAGTTTCCATCTTTTGCTCTTCCCCCAATGGCTAGCTTCAGATCTCCCAAGTTCCTCATGGCCTCCACCCTCCGCTCTGGCTCCAA GGAGGTTGAGAATCTAAAAAAACCATTCATGCCACCTCGAGAGGTTCATGTTCAAGTAACACATTCAATGCCACCTCAAAAGATTGAAATTTTTAAGTCATTGGAGGGTTGGGCTGAGGAGAACATCTTGTTTCACCTGAAGCCAGTGGAGAAGTGTTGGCAACCTCAGGATTTTCTGCCAGATCCTAGCTCGGATGGATTTCATGAGCAGGTCAGGGAATTAAGGGAGAGGGCTAAGGAGATTCCAGATGATTACTTTGTTGTTCTGGTTGGAGATATGATCACAGAAGAGGCCCTACCAACTTATCAAACAATGCTAAATACCTTAGATGGAGTTCGAGATGAAACTGGCGCAAGCCTTACTTCTTGGGCAATTTGGAATAGGGCATGGACTGCTGAAGAGAATAGGCATGGTGACCTTCTAAATAAGTATCTCTACCTTTCTGGACGAGTAGACATGAGGCAAATTGAGAAGACAATTCAGTATTTGATTGGATCTGGAATG GATCCTCGGACAGAGAACAGTCCATATCTTGGTTTCATCTACACTTCGTTCCAGGAAAGGGCTACTTTTATCTCTCACGGAAACACAGCGAGGCTAGCCAAGGAGCATGGGGACTTGAAATTGGCACAAATATGCGGTACAATAGCCTCGGATGAGAAGCGGCATGAGACTGCCTACACTAAGATAGTGGAAAAGCTGTTTGAGATTGATCCTGATGGAACAGTGATAGCTTTTGCTGACATGATGAGGAAGAAAATCTCAATGCCTGCTCACTTGATGTTTGATGGGCGTGATGATAGTCTATTTGAGAACTTCTCTGCTGTTGCACAGAGGCTGGGGGTGTACACAGCCAAAGACTATGCTGATATATTGGAGTTCTTGGTGGGCAGGTGGAAGGTGGAGAAGCTAAATGGACTTTCAGGGGAAGGGCGCAAAGCTCAGGATTACGTCTGTGGGTTGGCACCGAGGATTAGAAGGCTGGAGGAAAGAGCTGCAGGAAGAGCAAAGCAAGCGCGCAGGATACCATTTAGTTGGATTTATGATAGAGAAGTGAGTCTCTAA